From the genome of Rhizobium binae, one region includes:
- a CDS encoding cupin domain-containing protein has product MMSNSFVTIPAGKEARRFFVLGDRIERRLRLRGTWLNIFDVTVPPGSRTPKHAHASPEVFRILEGCLTIWRLTVNGPEEIEAGAGDIVTIAPFVVHGYANRGTVPAIFSAVVDREMAEFIEAEGTTEPPKAGPSEETIARMTAAANAYGITILAA; this is encoded by the coding sequence ATGATGTCCAACTCATTTGTGACAATACCTGCCGGCAAAGAGGCAAGACGCTTTTTTGTCCTCGGCGACCGGATCGAGCGGCGGCTTCGCCTCCGCGGAACCTGGCTCAACATCTTCGACGTCACCGTGCCGCCCGGCAGCCGGACGCCGAAACACGCGCATGCGAGCCCTGAGGTGTTCCGCATCCTTGAGGGATGCCTGACAATCTGGCGGCTGACAGTCAACGGTCCCGAAGAGATCGAGGCCGGCGCGGGCGACATCGTCACGATCGCGCCGTTTGTGGTGCACGGCTACGCCAACCGCGGCACCGTCCCGGCCATCTTTTCGGCCGTCGTCGATCGCGAGATGGCCGAGTTCATCGAGGCGGAAGGCACGACGGAGCCACCGAAGGCCGGCCCTTCTGAGGAAACCATCGCCCGCATGACAGCCGCCGCCAATGCTTATGGGATCACCATCCTCGCGGCCTGA
- a CDS encoding ABC transporter permease encodes MSQSDQRIDSRQQATPPAIPEATRLKSLRLSKLWVHLANIYRLTIKEMRSIRADAVVLALVAFSFTIAVDAATGASTEATNLSVGIVDEDRSDLSRRIADGLTPPTFQPAVEIQSTEIDAAMNAQRFLFVVEIPPNFQADILVGRQPSVQLNIDATAIAQAFNGMTYIQNVILNYVTQFVTNREGLSSEPVKMVTRVKFNQNLKSAWFTSVMQIINNITMLAIILTGAALIREREQGTVEHLLVMPVVPPEIMLAKILANGIVIVIATGLSLVLVVQWWLQVPIAGSILLFLGGTCFYVFTVAALGILLGTIAATMGQFGLLAVPVILVLMLLSGAMTPMESMPEFLQYLMNIISPTPHFVVFAQGVLYRGADFSIVWPEILAMTVIGSLYFGFALYRFRRAIFES; translated from the coding sequence ATGTCGCAATCGGACCAGAGGATAGATTCACGACAACAGGCAACACCGCCTGCGATACCCGAGGCCACCCGGCTGAAGAGCCTGCGGTTGTCGAAGCTATGGGTACACCTCGCCAACATCTACCGGCTGACGATCAAGGAAATGCGCAGCATACGCGCTGACGCGGTTGTCCTGGCGCTTGTCGCCTTTTCCTTCACCATTGCGGTGGACGCTGCCACCGGCGCCTCGACCGAGGCGACCAACCTTTCGGTTGGCATCGTCGACGAGGATCGTTCCGACCTCTCGCGGCGTATTGCGGACGGCCTCACGCCTCCCACGTTCCAACCCGCCGTGGAGATCCAATCGACGGAAATCGACGCAGCGATGAATGCGCAACGCTTCCTTTTCGTTGTCGAAATTCCTCCGAACTTTCAGGCGGACATTTTGGTCGGGCGGCAGCCTTCGGTTCAACTCAATATAGATGCAACCGCCATTGCCCAGGCGTTTAATGGCATGACCTACATCCAAAACGTCATCCTAAACTATGTGACACAGTTCGTAACGAACCGCGAAGGACTGAGCAGCGAACCGGTCAAAATGGTGACGCGCGTGAAGTTCAACCAAAACCTGAAGTCCGCCTGGTTCACCTCGGTGATGCAGATCATTAACAACATCACCATGCTGGCCATTATCCTGACCGGCGCGGCGTTGATCCGCGAGCGCGAACAGGGGACGGTCGAGCATCTGCTTGTGATGCCGGTGGTTCCCCCCGAGATCATGCTCGCAAAGATCCTGGCCAATGGCATTGTCATCGTGATCGCCACCGGCCTGTCGCTGGTGCTTGTGGTGCAATGGTGGCTGCAGGTCCCAATTGCCGGATCGATCCTGCTGTTTCTGGGCGGGACGTGCTTTTATGTGTTCACGGTCGCAGCGCTAGGCATTCTTCTCGGTACCATTGCAGCCACGATGGGCCAGTTCGGTCTGCTGGCGGTTCCGGTGATACTGGTGCTGATGCTGCTGTCCGGGGCAATGACGCCGATGGAAAGCATGCCGGAGTTTTTGCAGTATCTCATGAACATCATTAGCCCGACGCCGCATTTCGTGGTTTTCGCCCAGGGGGTGCTTTATCGCGGCGCCGATTTTTCGATTGTCTGGCCGGAGATTCTAGCGATGACAGTCATCGGCAGTCTCTACTTCGGCTTTGCCTTGTACCGCTTCCGCCGCGCAATCTTTGAGAGCTGA
- a CDS encoding cysteine hydrolase family protein produces the protein MAPLTLLQHAGVTPKPIELAKSVLVIIDAQNEYLDGKLPLPGIGPAIAEIGRLLDAARENGMPVFHVVHHAPSTGSLFAAGSRAAEIIPALAPVDGERVIAKTLPNAFAGTTLSAALTELAEGSGRTDIILVGFMTHMCVSATARAALDLGIRAIVVASAAATRALPDPLGGVISADLVHRTALAELADRFATVVPDAGSVVKDGVKV, from the coding sequence ATGGCTCCCCTCACTCTTCTTCAGCATGCCGGCGTAACGCCAAAGCCGATCGAGCTTGCAAAATCGGTGCTCGTCATTATCGACGCGCAGAACGAATATCTCGACGGCAAGCTGCCGCTTCCCGGCATCGGGCCGGCAATTGCCGAAATAGGCCGGCTGCTCGACGCGGCGCGCGAAAACGGAATGCCGGTCTTCCATGTCGTGCATCACGCACCGTCCACGGGCAGCCTCTTTGCCGCCGGCTCACGGGCCGCCGAAATCATTCCGGCGCTTGCCCCCGTCGACGGCGAGAGGGTGATCGCAAAGACGCTTCCCAATGCTTTTGCCGGCACGACGCTTTCGGCGGCGCTGACGGAACTTGCGGAAGGAAGCGGCCGTACCGATATCATCCTGGTCGGCTTCATGACGCATATGTGCGTGAGCGCCACGGCGCGAGCGGCGCTCGATCTCGGCATTCGGGCAATCGTCGTCGCATCCGCCGCCGCCACGCGTGCCCTGCCCGATCCGCTCGGGGGCGTCATCAGCGCTGATCTCGTGCATCGCACAGCGCTTGCCGAACTCGCCGACCGTTTTGCGACCGTCGTCCCGGATGCCGGGTCTGTTGTCAAAGACGGCGTAAAGGTCTAA
- a CDS encoding glucoamylase family protein — MRDTEPRAAPDTFSIADFAELPTDWSLLLQFTTLLYYLQVTNPDNGLIRDKTEPNAPASIAAIGMGLAASPIGVERGVVNREFAAKVARRQLRYLLELPQGPEPDASGYKGFFYHFLDIETGRRVWQCELSTIDSAFLFAGALTVSTYFDRDTTEEAQVRQLANELYERADWNWACNGEPTLTHGWKPETGFIPHRWRGYDEGLLLYFLGLGSPTHPLEPESYAAYTATYEWKNIYGRELLYSGPLFTHQLSHLWVDFRAIRDDFMRRRDSDYFENSRRATFVQQEYAIRNPMNFVGYGQHCWGFTACDGPGYITREVNGIGRQFFDYVARGAPFGPDDGTIAPWVVVASLPFAPEIVVPTIRNFARMNLGMTRLYGFNPSFNQSFAVKDSPTGWWISPYHFGIDQGPVVLAIENYRTGLLWNIMRRCPPILAGLKKAGFAGGWLDSI; from the coding sequence ATGCGCGATACTGAGCCAAGGGCAGCACCCGACACATTCTCGATTGCAGACTTCGCCGAGTTGCCGACGGACTGGAGTCTGCTGCTGCAATTCACCACGTTGCTGTACTACCTGCAGGTCACGAACCCGGATAACGGCCTGATCCGCGACAAGACCGAGCCGAATGCCCCGGCAAGCATCGCGGCGATCGGGATGGGCTTGGCGGCAAGTCCAATTGGCGTGGAACGCGGCGTCGTCAACCGCGAATTCGCCGCGAAGGTCGCTCGCAGGCAATTGAGATATCTGCTGGAACTGCCGCAGGGACCGGAGCCAGACGCGTCTGGCTACAAGGGCTTCTTTTACCATTTTCTGGACATCGAAACCGGCCGCCGCGTCTGGCAATGCGAATTGTCAACCATAGATTCGGCATTCCTATTCGCAGGCGCTCTGACAGTTTCCACCTATTTCGATCGCGATACGACCGAGGAAGCGCAAGTCCGCCAGCTTGCCAATGAACTCTACGAGCGCGCGGACTGGAATTGGGCCTGCAACGGCGAGCCCACGCTGACGCATGGTTGGAAGCCCGAAACCGGATTCATCCCTCACCGCTGGCGCGGCTACGACGAGGGCTTGCTGCTCTACTTCCTTGGCCTCGGTTCGCCGACCCACCCGCTGGAGCCCGAGAGTTACGCGGCATACACGGCGACTTACGAATGGAAAAATATCTACGGCCGCGAGTTACTCTATTCAGGCCCGCTTTTCACCCATCAGCTGTCGCATCTGTGGGTGGACTTTCGGGCAATCCGCGACGATTTCATGCGCCGACGTGACAGCGACTATTTCGAGAACAGCCGGCGAGCGACTTTCGTTCAGCAGGAGTACGCCATCCGAAATCCGATGAACTTCGTCGGCTACGGGCAACATTGCTGGGGCTTCACGGCGTGCGATGGCCCCGGTTACATCACGCGGGAGGTCAATGGAATCGGGCGGCAGTTCTTCGACTACGTAGCCCGCGGTGCTCCCTTTGGCCCTGACGACGGGACGATCGCACCGTGGGTTGTCGTTGCCTCGCTGCCGTTCGCACCAGAAATAGTCGTCCCAACGATCCGCAACTTTGCACGAATGAACCTTGGAATGACCCGCCTTTACGGATTCAACCCGTCATTCAATCAGTCATTTGCAGTGAAGGACAGTCCCACCGGATGGTGGATATCTCCGTATCATTTTGGAATCGACCAGGGACCGGTCGTGCTGGCGATCGAGAATTACCGGACGGGCCTGCTGTGGAACATCATGCGCCGCTGTCCGCCGATTTTGGCCGGCCTGAAAAAGGCCGGTTTTGCGGGTGGGTGGCTCGATTCGATCTGA
- a CDS encoding HlyD family secretion protein, with product MFFRPLIVGVLGAVFVCVSVSLVASALGLSQGEPLPLIVKAQAQSDQQNPLERAQSAVESLIARLRGNEMPDGIVKSNGRIEATQVDVAAKYPGRLATLTVDEGDEVTAGQVVATISSPETEAQLRGAQAQVLKSKQALAEANALIAQRKSDLDFARADYERGKKQIADRNLSAQVFDQRRNRFEAAEAAYVAANAQRDQASFAIDVAESDVERYQSILVDLVLVSPRSGRVQYRLARAGEVVAAGQRVLTILDLNDVYLTIYLPADDAGKLTLGDEARIVLDPVPQYVFPSVISFVATEAQFTPKSVETSEEREKLMFRVKLQGDPRVLDKYHRQVKTGVRGLGFVRTDPKVPWPPVLSVRLPE from the coding sequence ATGTTTTTTCGGCCGTTGATCGTCGGCGTGCTGGGCGCTGTTTTCGTGTGCGTCTCTGTGTCATTGGTCGCGTCTGCGCTTGGCCTTTCTCAGGGAGAACCGCTCCCTCTAATCGTCAAGGCGCAGGCGCAATCGGACCAACAGAACCCTCTCGAACGAGCCCAATCGGCGGTGGAGAGCCTGATCGCGCGGCTGCGTGGGAACGAGATGCCCGACGGCATCGTCAAGTCGAACGGTCGAATCGAAGCAACGCAAGTCGATGTCGCTGCGAAATATCCCGGCCGGCTGGCTACCTTGACCGTGGACGAGGGAGACGAAGTCACGGCTGGACAGGTCGTCGCCACCATCTCGTCGCCGGAAACCGAGGCACAGTTGCGCGGCGCGCAAGCGCAAGTCCTGAAATCCAAACAGGCATTGGCTGAAGCGAACGCGCTCATCGCTCAACGCAAAAGCGATCTGGATTTCGCCCGAGCCGACTATGAGCGCGGAAAGAAGCAAATTGCGGACCGGAATCTGTCGGCACAGGTGTTTGATCAGCGTCGCAACAGGTTCGAAGCAGCTGAGGCTGCCTACGTTGCGGCAAATGCCCAGCGGGATCAGGCCAGTTTCGCAATTGACGTAGCTGAATCTGACGTCGAACGTTACCAGTCAATACTGGTTGATCTCGTGCTCGTCTCACCCAGAAGTGGGCGGGTACAGTACCGGCTCGCGCGCGCCGGCGAGGTCGTCGCTGCAGGACAACGCGTTCTGACTATTCTTGATCTGAACGATGTTTACCTCACGATCTATTTGCCGGCGGACGACGCCGGCAAGCTCACGCTAGGCGACGAGGCGCGCATAGTCCTCGATCCCGTTCCGCAATACGTGTTCCCTTCAGTGATCAGCTTCGTGGCGACCGAGGCCCAGTTCACGCCGAAGAGCGTCGAGACGTCCGAGGAGCGGGAGAAGCTGATGTTCAGGGTCAAGCTCCAAGGCGATCCGCGGGTGCTTGATAAGTATCATCGTCAGGTCAAGACCGGGGTGCGCGGGCTTGGGTTTGTCCGCACCGATCCCAAGGTGCCTTGGCCTCCGGTATTGAGCGTGAGGCTGCCGGAATGA
- a CDS encoding ABC transporter ATP-binding protein/permease, translating into MDRQQIPLKVTAARFAGTVGDFVSSDVGGKAKLMFAGLIALLCGISGLNVVNSYVGRNFITAIADRQTPEFIRQSIFYVSVFAVLTVVSVIARFVEERLALLWRQFITRRAVALYLANGTYYRLGVSGQLTNPDQRIADDVRAFTVTTLSFVVMVFNGTLTIVAFSGLLWSISPLLFVVAVLYAACGSCLTFLMGRPLINLNYDQLDKEADFRSSLIHLRENAESILLARAEERQNILLSHRLEALAANFRRITAVNRNVGFFTTGYNWLIQIIPALIIAPAFISGEIEFGVITQSGAAFAMLVGAFSLIVTQYQSISTFAAVVARLNSLPEAIERSQTIAEPAIEFVEREGSLAYERLTLLSSNGAPLLKELSVTIPVGTLVLLTGPSHAAGTALFRATAGIPTLGTGRIIRPVPDDIQFLQQRPYLPPGTLRQILERSENPDENSDERIFHVLRELDLERLVSLAGGLDRERGWEMELSLTEQQLLMVANVLLATPRFVFMDRVDTTLGSEQLRKILRLLSERSITCINNGGAHDSRGLYHAVLEYGEDGGWKWTSNRA; encoded by the coding sequence ATGGATCGGCAACAAATTCCGCTTAAGGTAACCGCAGCTCGCTTTGCCGGAACGGTCGGAGATTTCGTGAGCTCCGATGTCGGGGGGAAGGCCAAACTGATGTTTGCCGGGCTCATCGCGCTGTTGTGCGGGATTAGCGGACTGAATGTTGTCAACAGCTACGTCGGACGAAACTTCATCACCGCGATCGCCGACCGCCAGACCCCGGAGTTCATCCGGCAATCAATCTTTTACGTAAGTGTGTTCGCCGTCCTAACTGTTGTTTCGGTAATTGCTCGATTTGTCGAGGAACGGCTGGCACTGCTTTGGCGTCAATTCATAACCCGTCGCGCGGTCGCACTTTATCTGGCCAATGGTACCTATTACCGTCTGGGCGTCTCGGGGCAACTTACCAACCCGGACCAGCGGATCGCCGATGACGTACGAGCGTTCACCGTCACGACGCTCTCCTTCGTCGTGATGGTTTTTAACGGCACTCTCACGATAGTAGCCTTCTCTGGCCTGCTGTGGTCCATCAGCCCTTTGCTGTTTGTCGTGGCCGTTCTCTATGCGGCTTGCGGCTCTTGCCTGACGTTTCTCATGGGGCGGCCGCTGATCAATCTGAATTACGATCAACTCGATAAGGAGGCCGATTTCCGCTCCAGCCTCATTCATCTACGGGAGAACGCCGAGTCAATCCTATTGGCACGCGCCGAGGAGCGGCAGAACATCCTCTTGTCGCATCGACTTGAGGCTCTGGCCGCCAATTTTCGCCGGATTACCGCAGTGAATCGCAATGTCGGATTTTTCACCACCGGCTACAATTGGCTGATCCAGATCATTCCGGCCCTGATCATTGCTCCCGCCTTCATAAGTGGGGAAATCGAGTTTGGTGTGATCACCCAGTCCGGCGCTGCCTTTGCGATGCTCGTTGGCGCTTTTTCATTGATCGTCACCCAGTATCAATCGATCTCGACATTCGCCGCAGTGGTCGCCCGGCTCAACTCCTTACCGGAGGCAATTGAAAGATCGCAAACAATCGCGGAGCCAGCCATCGAGTTTGTGGAACGAGAAGGGTCTTTGGCCTATGAGCGATTAACCCTGCTGTCATCGAACGGCGCGCCCCTTTTAAAGGAGCTGTCGGTAACGATCCCGGTCGGGACCCTCGTCTTGCTAACCGGACCTAGTCACGCTGCGGGAACGGCTTTGTTCCGCGCGACTGCGGGCATTCCGACGCTGGGCACAGGGCGAATAATTCGCCCTGTGCCCGACGACATCCAGTTTCTTCAGCAGCGACCTTACCTGCCGCCGGGCACGTTACGACAGATACTCGAGCGTTCGGAGAACCCGGATGAAAATTCGGATGAGAGAATTTTCCACGTCCTGCGCGAGCTCGATCTCGAACGGCTCGTGAGCCTCGCGGGCGGGCTGGATAGGGAGCGAGGCTGGGAAATGGAGCTCTCACTGACCGAGCAGCAGCTTTTGATGGTTGCAAACGTCCTGCTCGCAACGCCGCGGTTCGTCTTCATGGATCGAGTGGATACGACCTTGGGTTCTGAACAACTCCGCAAAATACTGCGCCTGCTTTCCGAGCGTTCGATCACCTGCATCAACAACGGCGGAGCCCATGACTCGCGTGGTCTTTATCACGCGGTCCTCGAATACGGTGAGGACGGCGGGTGGAAGTGGACATCGAACCGAGCCTGA
- a CDS encoding TetR/AcrR family transcriptional regulator, with protein sequence MSSIIEAGTAACRLYGPSKTSVADIARLLGKSPASAYKVFPSKSVIWNAITGNFFETDLRFTPSSDGELTSAASALEEAARRTSPDAAGA encoded by the coding sequence ATGTCCTCGATCATCGAAGCCGGCACCGCAGCGTGCCGGCTGTACGGGCCATCGAAAACAAGCGTTGCCGATATCGCTCGGCTGCTGGGGAAGTCGCCGGCAAGTGCGTACAAAGTCTTTCCCTCCAAGTCGGTCATCTGGAATGCCATTACCGGGAATTTTTTCGAAACCGATCTCCGCTTCACTCCATCCAGCGATGGTGAGCTCACCAGCGCGGCGAGCGCCCTGGAAGAAGCCGCTCGGAGAACATCGCCTGATGCTGCAGGCGCGTGA
- the rbbA gene encoding ribosome-associated ATPase/putative transporter RbbA, translating into MSTAIVASVQHVTHRYGKTFALNDLTLDIPANCMVGMIGPDGVGKSTLLALISGVRKIQTGQVTVLDGNMGDQSHRRASYGRIAYMPQGLGRNLYPTLSVFDNIDFFGRLFGQGLTERRARIDELLIATGLDPFADRPCGKLSGGMKQKASLCCALMHDPDVLVLDEPTTGVDPLSRRQFWELIDSIRARRPQMSVIVATAYMDEASRFDWLAAMDEGKVIARGAPKEILAKAQKTNLDDAFIALLPPEKRGLHEEVVVRPRVESEDKTPAIEAEGLTRRFGDFVAVDHVSFRIARGEIFGFLGSNGCGKTTTMKMMTGLLPVTEGSAKLFGKPMGANDMEARQNVGYMSQAFSLYSELTVWQNLDLHARLYRLPPNEIDTRINELLERYDLKNVADEKPEGLPLGVKQRLQLAVAVLHRPPILILDEPTSGVDPVARDAFWRTLIDLSRNDGVTIFLSTHFMNEAERCDRISLMHRGRVLAVGTPKQLVKERSSDSLEDAFISYLEEAGESEDKKKPEPAAQPSAVAGITATEPVQSRSSRRFDLGRLWAYARRETMELLRDPIRMAFAFIGPVILMIAFGYGITFDVENLRFAAFDQDRTPESRRLLENFSGSHYFSERPAISSTAELEQRMRSGDLAVAIEIPAGFGRDVENLRPPEVAFWIDGAMPFRGETTRGYVAGLEQRYVRDLIVERFGPNAPSNVYFGGVNIENRFRYNQAFKSIFAMVPITIVMVLVLIPAVMATIAVVREKETGSIANFRSTPISKFEFLLGKLVPYVVIAMVAFTIMLLMAIFLFNVPVKGSFAALALGTLLYVCATCGFGQLISTFTRTQVAAVFATTVLAIIPTVNFSGLLTPVSSLTGAGRVIGLMFPAAWYQPISVGTFTKGLGYSDLWFNALMLAVFGVSYLGAAHVLLRKQES; encoded by the coding sequence ATGAGCACGGCCATCGTCGCAAGCGTCCAGCATGTCACTCACCGCTATGGAAAGACATTCGCGCTTAACGACCTGACGCTTGATATTCCCGCCAACTGCATGGTGGGGATGATCGGCCCAGACGGCGTCGGCAAGTCTACCTTGCTCGCCCTCATCTCAGGGGTGCGCAAGATTCAAACCGGCCAGGTCACGGTGCTCGACGGAAACATGGGGGATCAGAGCCATCGCCGGGCGAGCTACGGCCGCATTGCCTACATGCCGCAGGGGCTTGGTCGCAATCTGTATCCGACGCTCAGCGTTTTCGACAACATTGATTTTTTCGGGCGGTTGTTCGGCCAGGGATTGACCGAGCGACGCGCGCGCATCGACGAGCTTCTGATAGCCACCGGGCTTGACCCGTTCGCAGATCGACCCTGCGGCAAGCTCTCCGGCGGCATGAAGCAGAAAGCCAGCCTCTGCTGCGCTCTGATGCACGATCCCGATGTGCTCGTACTGGACGAACCTACCACAGGCGTTGATCCGCTGTCGCGGCGGCAATTCTGGGAGCTCATTGATTCAATCCGCGCGCGTCGGCCGCAGATGAGCGTAATCGTCGCAACCGCTTACATGGACGAGGCGAGCCGGTTCGATTGGCTTGCCGCCATGGACGAGGGGAAGGTCATTGCGCGTGGCGCTCCGAAGGAGATCCTCGCCAAAGCGCAAAAGACCAATCTCGACGACGCCTTCATAGCACTCCTTCCGCCCGAAAAGCGCGGTCTGCACGAGGAGGTGGTCGTGCGGCCGCGCGTCGAATCGGAGGATAAGACGCCGGCAATCGAGGCCGAAGGGCTTACGCGCCGGTTCGGCGATTTCGTCGCCGTCGACCATGTGAGCTTTCGCATCGCACGCGGCGAGATTTTCGGGTTTCTCGGCTCGAATGGCTGCGGAAAGACCACCACTATGAAAATGATGACCGGGCTGCTGCCGGTCACCGAAGGCTCGGCCAAGCTGTTTGGCAAGCCGATGGGCGCTAACGACATGGAGGCGCGGCAAAACGTCGGCTACATGTCGCAGGCGTTTTCGCTCTACAGCGAACTGACGGTTTGGCAAAACCTCGATCTGCACGCACGGCTCTACCGTTTGCCGCCGAACGAGATCGACACACGGATCAACGAACTGCTCGAGCGGTACGATCTGAAGAACGTCGCCGATGAGAAGCCGGAAGGCCTACCCCTCGGCGTCAAGCAGCGGCTGCAGCTTGCGGTGGCCGTGCTCCACCGGCCGCCGATCCTCATTCTTGACGAGCCTACGTCGGGTGTCGATCCGGTTGCGCGCGACGCCTTCTGGCGCACGCTGATCGATCTTTCCCGCAACGATGGCGTCACCATCTTTCTCTCGACCCATTTCATGAACGAGGCCGAGCGTTGCGACCGCATTTCGCTGATGCATCGCGGACGCGTGCTCGCCGTCGGCACGCCGAAGCAACTGGTGAAGGAGCGCAGCAGCGATTCTCTCGAGGACGCCTTCATCTCCTACCTGGAGGAAGCCGGCGAAAGCGAAGACAAGAAGAAGCCGGAACCAGCGGCGCAACCCTCGGCGGTTGCGGGCATCACGGCAACCGAGCCCGTCCAATCGCGTTCGTCCAGGCGATTTGACCTCGGGCGGCTGTGGGCCTATGCCCGGCGCGAAACAATGGAGCTTTTGCGCGATCCCATCAGGATGGCGTTCGCCTTCATCGGTCCCGTCATTCTGATGATCGCCTTCGGTTATGGCATCACATTCGACGTCGAGAACCTGAGATTTGCCGCCTTCGACCAGGACCGGACGCCCGAAAGCCGCAGGCTGCTGGAAAATTTCTCGGGTTCTCATTATTTCAGTGAGCGGCCTGCGATCAGCTCTACCGCGGAACTCGAGCAGCGCATGCGAAGCGGAGATCTTGCTGTCGCCATTGAAATTCCCGCGGGCTTCGGCCGTGATGTTGAAAACCTGCGTCCGCCCGAGGTCGCATTCTGGATCGACGGAGCTATGCCGTTCCGGGGTGAGACAACGAGAGGGTACGTAGCCGGCCTGGAGCAGCGGTACGTGCGGGATCTCATTGTTGAGCGCTTCGGCCCCAATGCGCCATCAAACGTCTATTTCGGCGGCGTCAATATCGAAAACCGCTTCCGCTACAATCAGGCGTTCAAGAGCATTTTTGCAATGGTTCCGATAACCATCGTGATGGTGCTGGTTCTGATCCCGGCGGTCATGGCGACCATTGCTGTCGTGCGCGAGAAAGAAACGGGCTCGATCGCCAATTTTCGCTCCACTCCCATCAGCAAATTCGAATTCTTGTTGGGCAAGCTGGTCCCCTATGTCGTTATCGCGATGGTGGCATTCACTATCATGCTGCTGATGGCGATCTTCCTCTTCAACGTGCCAGTCAAGGGGTCTTTCGCAGCTCTGGCCCTCGGGACACTGCTTTATGTTTGCGCAACCTGCGGTTTTGGACAGCTCATCTCGACCTTCACCCGGACCCAGGTAGCGGCGGTCTTTGCCACCACGGTTCTCGCCATCATTCCCACGGTGAATTTTTCGGGTCTCCTCACACCTGTGTCGTCGCTTACGGGCGCGGGAAGGGTCATTGGCCTCATGTTCCCAGCGGCTTGGTATCAGCCGATCAGCGTCGGCACCTTCACCAAGGGACTCGGCTATTCTGATCTCTGGTTCAATGCACTCATGCTCGCGGTCTTTGGGGTCAGCTACCTCGGTGCCGCTCATGTATTGCTGCGCAAGCAGGAGAGCTGA
- a CDS encoding alpha/beta hydrolase — protein MTISLSFPGHIARGLTRFGFGFAKAIAPRSGRAVPVLVALSLVTSGCANRVQDVLQPLAVTPTGTSHVTMLVATTRKPSEDPGKLFTGDRGTAISLNSVDVSLPPDRNRKIGEVQWPSRMPPNPQREFAVTQVAKLQSEGQAFDWYRKNRNSKHQVVIFVHGFNNTYADAVFRFAQIVHDSGTDAAPILFTWPSRGRVFDYLYDKESANYSRRALEDLILQAVKSPDVSDVTILAHSMGGWLAAEALRGVAMREKSIPAKVKNVVLASPDIDIDVFRRQFTEMGPKRPHFVILTSTRDKALEVSSWLSGGVSRVGGSDLRPYAPLLDELGVTVIDTSAIATNDPLGHNAFADSPEIVRLLGRRLAGQSLEGGKASFADEIGMTAANFAGSAARVAVAAPVAVISPEAREVLKRELSPKERKMVDGQIAY, from the coding sequence ATGACCATATCGCTCTCATTCCCTGGGCACATTGCCCGGGGCCTCACCCGATTTGGGTTTGGGTTCGCCAAGGCGATCGCTCCCCGCTCGGGCCGAGCCGTGCCGGTCCTCGTTGCCCTGTCGCTCGTGACATCGGGTTGCGCCAACCGGGTACAGGATGTCCTTCAGCCTCTCGCCGTGACCCCAACCGGCACGAGCCATGTCACCATGCTCGTCGCCACGACACGCAAGCCTTCCGAGGATCCAGGGAAACTCTTTACCGGCGACCGCGGGACGGCGATCTCCCTTAATAGCGTCGATGTTTCCCTCCCGCCCGATCGGAACCGCAAGATCGGAGAGGTGCAATGGCCTTCCCGCATGCCGCCAAATCCGCAAAGGGAGTTCGCGGTCACCCAGGTCGCGAAGTTGCAATCCGAGGGGCAGGCTTTCGACTGGTACCGGAAGAACCGCAACAGCAAGCATCAGGTCGTCATTTTCGTGCACGGCTTCAACAACACCTACGCCGACGCTGTCTTCCGCTTCGCACAGATCGTTCATGACTCGGGAACCGACGCCGCGCCGATCCTCTTTACCTGGCCATCAAGGGGCCGTGTCTTCGACTACCTCTACGACAAGGAGAGCGCCAACTATTCGCGTCGCGCTCTGGAGGATCTGATCCTCCAGGCCGTGAAAAGTCCCGACGTCTCCGATGTGACAATCCTTGCCCATTCGATGGGCGGCTGGCTTGCGGCCGAGGCGTTGCGCGGCGTCGCCATGCGCGAGAAATCCATCCCGGCAAAGGTGAAGAACGTCGTTCTCGCATCCCCGGACATCGACATCGACGTATTCCGTCGCCAGTTCACAGAGATGGGGCCGAAGCGGCCGCACTTTGTGATCTTGACATCAACGCGCGACAAGGCGCTGGAGGTCTCGAGCTGGCTATCAGGTGGCGTCAGCCGCGTCGGCGGGTCGGATCTGAGACCCTATGCGCCTCTTCTCGACGAACTCGGCGTAACCGTGATCGACACGAGTGCGATCGCGACGAACGATCCGCTCGGCCACAATGCCTTCGCCGACAGTCCCGAGATCGTGCGCCTGCTCGGGCGGCGGCTGGCAGGGCAGAGCCTCGAGGGCGGCAAGGCAAGCTTTGCCGATGAGATCGGGATGACAGCGGCCAATTTTGCCGGCTCGGCAGCGCGCGTGGCCGTTGCCGCTCCAGTCGCGGTCATCAGCCCGGAGGCGCGAGAAGTCCTGAAGCGGGAACTCTCCCCGAAGGAGAGGAAGATGGTGGATGGTCAGATTGCGTACTGA